The Ruegeria sp. THAF33 nucleotide sequence CGCCTAAGCCGCGTCGAGACGAAGATGCACTGTGTTAAGTTGCTGGGGCAGCGCCTTATGGCGCGGGACTTTGACCGTCAGGTCGCGAAAACCCTTTCTAAATAACGAGGCACCCTCCAGTCGCAAGGGTCCTCTTTGACAAGCGCGCTAAACAGCGCGGTCAACCGATCCTTGCCGATATTTTTGGCGTGGTGCATCAGGCCTCCCCGCCAGCGGGGAAATCCGTAGCCGTGAATCATTACTAGGTCGATGTCTTGCGGTTTTTCTGCTACGCCTTCGTCAAGGATATCGCAGGCTTCCGCCACCATTGTGAGCAAGAGCCTTTCTACGATTTCGTCAGCTGAGAACTCGCGGCGAGTGAAGTTCATTTCTTCTGAGACACGGAGTATTTCGCTAGCGACCAGCTCCGAATGTGAGGGTTTGCCGTCTGGCCCATAGTCGTACCATCCGGCGCCCGATTTGCGTCCTAGGCGTTTGTGCTTTTCGACCAGCCGCTCGACCAAGGGCACGTGACCACAGCAGTTCCCTTCGGCAACTGCCTTGCGACGGATATTCGCGTAGGCGATGTCCAGCCCCGACATGTCCTGTGCAGCATATGGACCCATCGCCATACCGAATCCGCGCATAGCCGCGTCGATCTCGTCGACATTAGCCCCCTCCACCAGAAGGCGATTAGCGGCGCGACGGTAGCTCGACAAAATTCGGTTTCCGATGAAGCCATCGCAAACACCAGACAGTACCGGGATTTTACCAAGCCTGTGCGCCAGCACAAGTGCTGCACCTAATGTTCCGTCTGACGTTCGGTCGCTCCTGACGACTTCCAGAAGTTTCATAATATGCGCAGGACTGAAGAAATGCATCCCTACAAAGCGTGCCGGGTGTTTCAACCCATCAGAGAGCCGATTTACATCGAGATAGGATGTGTTTGTGGCAATGATGGTCTCGGGTGGCAGTGCGCCTTCGAGTTCGGTCAGGATCGCGGTCTTAACCGCAAAATCCTCGAAGGCCGCCTCGATTGCTAGATCGGTTGGTGGCAGAGCGTCATAGCCTGAGACCGTAACCAGCCGGTCTTCAACCGTCTTTGCCGCATCGACGGACAGAATACCGCGACTGATACCCTGATCAATCAGCTTTTGCAGGTTTTTACTGGCCCACTCGGCGGACGAGGCACTACGTTCGACGACAGTCACCGAGATCCCTGCGGTCGCCAGCGTGTACGCAATAGCTGCGCCCATATTGCCACCACCGACCACGATGGCGGTTTCAGCATCTCGGGAAGGTCGGGGGTAGGCGCGCCCCTTGTTGGTTGCGGTACGCTCGGTGAAGAAAACGTGCCTAAGGGCCCGCGCCTGATCCGAGGTACGAAGGTCCAAAAACGCAGAGCGCTCGCTGGCTAGTGCGTCGTGCAGCGGCGTCGTCGCACTGGTCGCGACTAGGTTCACCGCAACCTGCGGGGCATTCTGGCCAGGCATACGCCGCGCTACATGCGCTCGGGCGACTTCCGCTGCGACGTGGTTTGGCTTTGGTGAAGGAAGATTGTCGGGTGCCTGTGCCGCCTCAAGTACATCGTCATCGAGAGCTATGGCCGCGCCAAGCGGGTCATCGGCTAGCAGCTGGATCAGTCCCATTTTCAGTGCCTGCTCGGCGGAAACAGCCTTCCCGGTGACAATCATGTCAAGCGCAGCTTCAATACCGATAAGTCGCGGCAGTCTTTGGGTTCCCCCTGCGCCAGGCACGATCCCCAAGTTTACCTCTGGCAAGCCCAGTTTGGCAGAAGTTGAGGCGATGCGATAGCAGCAAGCCAGAGCAATCTCTAGTCCCCCACCAAGCGCAGCCCCGTTGATTGCTGCGATAGTAGGAATCGGGAGGTGTGCAAGTT carries:
- a CDS encoding FAD-dependent oxidoreductase, yielding MPVELSFSNDAAILTIDNSPLNLINAEVRAGIQHCIFKVLETGATRLIITGTGTTFVAGADAKEFGKLPVDPQLNDVLMQLAHLPIPTIAAINGAALGGGLEIALACCYRIASTSAKLGLPEVNLGIVPGAGGTQRLPRLIGIEAALDMIVTGKAVSAEQALKMGLIQLLADDPLGAAIALDDDVLEAAQAPDNLPSPKPNHVAAEVARAHVARRMPGQNAPQVAVNLVATSATTPLHDALASERSAFLDLRTSDQARALRHVFFTERTATNKGRAYPRPSRDAETAIVVGGGNMGAAIAYTLATAGISVTVVERSASSAEWASKNLQKLIDQGISRGILSVDAAKTVEDRLVTVSGYDALPPTDLAIEAAFEDFAVKTAILTELEGALPPETIIATNTSYLDVNRLSDGLKHPARFVGMHFFSPAHIMKLLEVVRSDRTSDGTLGAALVLAHRLGKIPVLSGVCDGFIGNRILSSYRRAANRLLVEGANVDEIDAAMRGFGMAMGPYAAQDMSGLDIAYANIRRKAVAEGNCCGHVPLVERLVEKHKRLGRKSGAGWYDYGPDGKPSHSELVASEILRVSEEMNFTRREFSADEIVERLLLTMVAEACDILDEGVAEKPQDIDLVMIHGYGFPRWRGGLMHHAKNIGKDRLTALFSALVKEDPCDWRVPRYLERVFAT